A portion of the Hoplias malabaricus isolate fHopMal1 chromosome 1, fHopMal1.hap1, whole genome shotgun sequence genome contains these proteins:
- the cldn11b gene encoding claudin-11b — protein sequence MSQGGRVLAGGVLGCFGWLGIIVASCTNDWVMTCKYEMHTCKKLDELESKGLWAECVVSTSRYHCVALNQILALPAHVQVARALMLSASLLGLLSVLLALLASPCVTLNDERAGTKRKRAVLSGALMLTMAVFGIVATIWFPIGTHNQDGLMTFGFSLYAGWLGSVLCLLAGSIMTCCSGGVIPPKHPENRFYYTKHTSLSNSIQASNNHAKSAHV from the exons ATGTCTCAGGGCGGTCGTGTTTTGGCAGGTGGGGTACTGGGATGTTTTGGCTGGTTGGGCATAATAGTCGCCTCCTGTACTAATGACTGGGTGATGACCTGTAAGTATGAGATGCACACCTGTAAGAAGCTGGACGAGCTGGAGTCCAAGGGCCTGTGGGCAGAGTGCGTTGTATCCACCTCTCGTTACCACTGCGTCGCGCTCAACCAGATCCTCGCACTGCCAG CTCACGTGCAGGTGGCGCGCGCGCTCATGCTCTCCGCCTCTCTGCTCGGATTGCTCTCGGTGCTGCTCGCGCTGCTGGCGTCGCCCTGTGTCACTCTCAACGACGAGCGCGCGGGGACCAAACGGAAGCGCGCGGTGCTCAGCGGCGCGCTCATGCTCACCATGG CGGTGTTTGGGATAGTAGCCACTATTTGGTTCCCTATTGGCACTCATAATCAAGATGGCCTGATGACGTTTGGTTTCTCCCTCTATGCTGGATGGTTAGgctctgtcctctgtctcctGGCGGGATCCATCATGACATGTTGCTCAGGGGGTGTCATTCCACCCAAGCACCCAGAGAACCGCTTCTACTACACCAAACACACCAGCCTGTCCAACTCCATCCAGGCATCCAACAACCACGCCAAGAGCGCACATGTCTGA
- the si:ch211-230g15.5 gene encoding polyhomeotic-like protein 3 isoform X1: MDKEPQAKPEPAKSANNNASSTTTTTTTNITTTTTSAVTPCQQANGTPKTSPALTAVTTFHNQPPSTDRKVVQVNLFGDRLAPAFSTTVSLSQQTQKTVSVPSIPGSPSLVRAGQSSSPTGMTRKISPNTVLLGKNPCSQAQMLLRAQMLILTSAVRPDAPVLSSSSSSSSPSSSSPRFPSSQLQSLTLRPPPPGTLTIPPNLPLKSAAQRQPPPLSRPRAPTFTLRPSPPSSGKEAPTKAEGTAPQPPTLTPKAPPVRHLTVPPPTLYAPAQSHAMAKQNPTNSSSLKRPHSQISIPQHPFPQRQTQHTSPPSTPKKPLPELKRCPSAQPSQSGSAQASPVAITVPTPSRSHLTPPTMTLPLSSSSPGNSLLATKQLLRIALSSASAQCTTNGQSKASTVSPPRDLVQSKPLVSPVLAKPVLDPVQSSQTSNPQLLQLSPSRQMLITTAPHLASPQRASPPSPVLPIVSTSSSNSSAPPQSPLASQSPTYTVDTSKELKSSKELKRKQETMEEAPQDLKLTASQVKAVEQNQTQQIVTVAAQTGEVVDKTVVCKRMVNYTEESKNEGQTKLSQKPETHSALVVASPAEREDLCEDMSTHSDNHSAISSLSSDLSPVQSSVIRPSDVSPASCSSPPKFPAFPKMLERPPVQRPPSSQTEPTETHHCPDAAKPVILTHLVEGFIIQEGLEPFPVSRSSLMVGPHCSSGVNGVSEPDLFPATSEPPDDSTDSDDETSVTNNGVGVGHRLVLQCQFCKRKGTAQTFPRSKRFCSKSCAKRFSYTKRFRALRRCMSEGGHQSEFNGAEDEIEGDNFQQVKHSVTEQWRILQRPPQEGEDEAAVPMKTRLRRHTEQSPCERESRARETATESRSAPTSPLDPMSPTDLSSRPKPAQWTVDQVWSFISNLPGCQDIAESFRAQEIDGQALLLLTEDHLMSAMNVKLGPALKICARINSLKEGGR; the protein is encoded by the exons ATGGACAAGGAGCCTCAAGCTAAGCCTGAGCCTGCTAAGAGCGCAAATAACAATGCATCCTCAACCACCACTACAACAACCACCAACATCACCACCACTACCACCTCCGCGGTGACTCCATGCCAGCAGGCCAATGGCACTCCGAAAACCAGCCCGGCACTTACAGCAGTCACCACCTTCCACAATCAGCCTCCGTCCACAGATAGGAAGGTTGTTCAG GTCAATCTGTTTGGGGACAGACTGGCTCCGGCCTTCTCAACTACTGTTTCATTATCACAGCAGACACAAAAAACG GTCTCAGTGCCCAGCATACCTGGGTCACCGTCGCTGGTCAGAGCCGGCCAGAGCTCCAGTCCCACTGGCATGACCCGCAAGATTTCCCCCAACACCGTGCTACTCGGGAAGAACCCCTGCAGCCAGGCCCAGATGCTCCTGAGAGCTCAGATG TTGATTCTAACGTCTGCAGTACGACCTGATGCACctgtcctctcctcctcctcttcttcttcctctccctcctcctcttcacccCGATTCCCTTCTTCACAG CTGCAGAGCCTCACACTCCGCCCCCCACCTCCCGGCACTCTGACCATCCCTCCAAACCTCCCGCTGAAGTCTGCTGCCCAGCGCCAACCCCCGCCCCTGTCCCGCCCAAGGGCACCCACTTTTACTCTGAGGCCTAGCCCACCATCCTCTGGAAAAGAAGCCCCAACCAAAGCTGAGGGCACAGCCCCACAGCCTCCCACATTGACACCCAAAGCGCCGCCCGTACGCCATCTTACTGTACCACCCCCAA CCCTGTACGCTCCAGCCCAGTCCCATGCAATGGCCAAGCAGAACCCCACCAACAGCAGCAGCCTGAAGAGACCACACAGCCAGATTAGCATCCCACAGCATCCGTTCCCTCAGAGGCAGACTCAACACACTTCTCCTCCAAGTACACCAAAGAAGCCTCTTCCTGAGCTTAAACGCTGCCCGTCCGCCCAGCCCTCCCAGAGTGGGTCAGCACAGGCATCACCTGTGGCCATCACAGTGCCCACCCCCAGCAGATCACACCTTACTCCACCAACCATGACCCTGCCCCTCAGTTCGTCTTCTCCTGGCAACTCTTTACTCGCCACCAAGCAACTATTAAGGATCGCACTGTCCTCCGCCTCTGCCCAGTGCACTACCAATGGCCAGTCAAAGGCATCCACTGTGTCCCCGCCCCGTGATCTTGTCCAGTCAAAGCCTCTGGTTTCTCCAGTATTGGCTAAACCTGTCCTGGACCCTGTCCAGTCATCACAGACTTCAAACCCTCAGCTACTACAGCTGTCTCCCTCCAGACAGATGCTCATCACTACCGCTCCTCACTTGGCTTCCCCCCAGCGAGCCTCCCCTCCTTCACCTGTTCTCCCCATTGTGTCTACCAGCAGCAGCAACTCCTCAGCACCTCCACAGTCTCCCCTTGCCTCACAGAGCCCTACATACACAGTGGACACCTCCAAGGAGCTGAAAAGCTCAAAGGAGTTAAAAAGGAAACAGGAAACAATGGAGGAAGCCCCTCAAGATCTTAAACTCACAGCATCGCAAGTGAAAGCTGTggaacaaaaccaaacacagcAGATTGTTACAGTAGCAGCACAGACTGGAGAAGTTGTGGACAAGACTGTG GTCTGTAAAAGGATGGTGAACTACACTGAAGAGTCAAAGAATGAAGGCCAGACTAAACTGTCTCAGAAGCCAGAAACTCATTCTGCTTTAGTTGTAGCATCGCCTGCTGAACGAGAGGACCTGTGTGAGGACATGTCCACTCACTCAGACAATCACTCAG CCATATCCAGCTTATCCTCTGACCTGTCACCAGTCCAGTCCTCTGTGATACGACCCTCGGATGTGTCCCCTGCCAGCTGCAGCTCTCCTCCAAAATTCCCTGCCTTTCCTAAAATGTTGGAAAGGCCACCTGTCCAGAGACCACCCTCCAGCCAAACAGAACCAACAgaaacacatcactgtccaGATGCAGCTAAACCAGTCATCCTCACTCACCTGGTGGAGGGCTTCATCATTCAGGAGGGACTGGAGCCATTCCCG GTGAGCCGCTCATCGCTTATGGTGGGTCCACACTGCAGCTCTGGAGTGAATGGAGTGAGTGAGCCAGATTTATTTCCTGCTACCTCTGAACCCCCGGACGACTCCACTGACTCGGATGATGAGACCAGTGTCACAAACA ATGGAGTAGGAGTGGGACACAGGCTGGTGCTGCAGTGTCAGTTCTGCAAGAGGAAAGGCACTGCCCAAACATTCCCTCGATCCAAACGCTTCTGCTCCAAGTCCTGTGCAAAGAG ATTCAGTTACACCAAACGCTTTCGTGCACTGAGGCGCTGCATGAGCGAAGGGGGACATCAGTCAGAGTTTAACGGAGCAGAGGACGAGATTGAGGGGGACAACTTCCAGCAG GTGAAGCACAGTGTGACGGAGCAGTGGAGGATCCTGCAGCGCCCACCACAGGAGGGAGAGGATGAGGCAGCTGTTCCAATGAAGACACGACTGCGCCGACACACAGAGCAGAGTCCATGCGAGAGAGAATCCAGAGCCAGAGAAACTGCAACAGAGAGCAGGAGTGCCCCCACATCGCCCTTAGACCCCATGTCCCCCACTGACCTCTCCTCACGCCCCAAACCCGCCCAGTGGACAGTAGACCAGGTCTGGAGCTTTATATCCAATCTACCAG GGTGTCAGGACATTGCAGAGTCTTTTCGAGCACAGGAGATTGATGGACAGGCCTTGCTGCTGCTCACTGAAGATCACCTAATGAGTGCCATGAATGTCAAGCTCGGGCCAGCGCTCAAAATCTGTGCCCGGATCAACTCgctgaaggagggagggaggtaa
- the si:ch211-230g15.5 gene encoding polyhomeotic-like protein 3 isoform X2, which translates to MDKEPQAKPEPAKSANNNASSTTTTTTTNITTTTTSAVTPCQQANGTPKTSPALTAVTTFHNQPPSTDRKVVQVNLFGDRLAPAFSTTVSLSQQTQKTVSVPSIPGSPSLVRAGQSSSPTGMTRKISPNTVLLGKNPCSQAQMLLRAQMLQSLTLRPPPPGTLTIPPNLPLKSAAQRQPPPLSRPRAPTFTLRPSPPSSGKEAPTKAEGTAPQPPTLTPKAPPVRHLTVPPPTLYAPAQSHAMAKQNPTNSSSLKRPHSQISIPQHPFPQRQTQHTSPPSTPKKPLPELKRCPSAQPSQSGSAQASPVAITVPTPSRSHLTPPTMTLPLSSSSPGNSLLATKQLLRIALSSASAQCTTNGQSKASTVSPPRDLVQSKPLVSPVLAKPVLDPVQSSQTSNPQLLQLSPSRQMLITTAPHLASPQRASPPSPVLPIVSTSSSNSSAPPQSPLASQSPTYTVDTSKELKSSKELKRKQETMEEAPQDLKLTASQVKAVEQNQTQQIVTVAAQTGEVVDKTVVCKRMVNYTEESKNEGQTKLSQKPETHSALVVASPAEREDLCEDMSTHSDNHSAISSLSSDLSPVQSSVIRPSDVSPASCSSPPKFPAFPKMLERPPVQRPPSSQTEPTETHHCPDAAKPVILTHLVEGFIIQEGLEPFPVSRSSLMVGPHCSSGVNGVSEPDLFPATSEPPDDSTDSDDETSVTNNGVGVGHRLVLQCQFCKRKGTAQTFPRSKRFCSKSCAKRFSYTKRFRALRRCMSEGGHQSEFNGAEDEIEGDNFQQVKHSVTEQWRILQRPPQEGEDEAAVPMKTRLRRHTEQSPCERESRARETATESRSAPTSPLDPMSPTDLSSRPKPAQWTVDQVWSFISNLPGCQDIAESFRAQEIDGQALLLLTEDHLMSAMNVKLGPALKICARINSLKEGGR; encoded by the exons ATGGACAAGGAGCCTCAAGCTAAGCCTGAGCCTGCTAAGAGCGCAAATAACAATGCATCCTCAACCACCACTACAACAACCACCAACATCACCACCACTACCACCTCCGCGGTGACTCCATGCCAGCAGGCCAATGGCACTCCGAAAACCAGCCCGGCACTTACAGCAGTCACCACCTTCCACAATCAGCCTCCGTCCACAGATAGGAAGGTTGTTCAG GTCAATCTGTTTGGGGACAGACTGGCTCCGGCCTTCTCAACTACTGTTTCATTATCACAGCAGACACAAAAAACG GTCTCAGTGCCCAGCATACCTGGGTCACCGTCGCTGGTCAGAGCCGGCCAGAGCTCCAGTCCCACTGGCATGACCCGCAAGATTTCCCCCAACACCGTGCTACTCGGGAAGAACCCCTGCAGCCAGGCCCAGATGCTCCTGAGAGCTCAGATG CTGCAGAGCCTCACACTCCGCCCCCCACCTCCCGGCACTCTGACCATCCCTCCAAACCTCCCGCTGAAGTCTGCTGCCCAGCGCCAACCCCCGCCCCTGTCCCGCCCAAGGGCACCCACTTTTACTCTGAGGCCTAGCCCACCATCCTCTGGAAAAGAAGCCCCAACCAAAGCTGAGGGCACAGCCCCACAGCCTCCCACATTGACACCCAAAGCGCCGCCCGTACGCCATCTTACTGTACCACCCCCAA CCCTGTACGCTCCAGCCCAGTCCCATGCAATGGCCAAGCAGAACCCCACCAACAGCAGCAGCCTGAAGAGACCACACAGCCAGATTAGCATCCCACAGCATCCGTTCCCTCAGAGGCAGACTCAACACACTTCTCCTCCAAGTACACCAAAGAAGCCTCTTCCTGAGCTTAAACGCTGCCCGTCCGCCCAGCCCTCCCAGAGTGGGTCAGCACAGGCATCACCTGTGGCCATCACAGTGCCCACCCCCAGCAGATCACACCTTACTCCACCAACCATGACCCTGCCCCTCAGTTCGTCTTCTCCTGGCAACTCTTTACTCGCCACCAAGCAACTATTAAGGATCGCACTGTCCTCCGCCTCTGCCCAGTGCACTACCAATGGCCAGTCAAAGGCATCCACTGTGTCCCCGCCCCGTGATCTTGTCCAGTCAAAGCCTCTGGTTTCTCCAGTATTGGCTAAACCTGTCCTGGACCCTGTCCAGTCATCACAGACTTCAAACCCTCAGCTACTACAGCTGTCTCCCTCCAGACAGATGCTCATCACTACCGCTCCTCACTTGGCTTCCCCCCAGCGAGCCTCCCCTCCTTCACCTGTTCTCCCCATTGTGTCTACCAGCAGCAGCAACTCCTCAGCACCTCCACAGTCTCCCCTTGCCTCACAGAGCCCTACATACACAGTGGACACCTCCAAGGAGCTGAAAAGCTCAAAGGAGTTAAAAAGGAAACAGGAAACAATGGAGGAAGCCCCTCAAGATCTTAAACTCACAGCATCGCAAGTGAAAGCTGTggaacaaaaccaaacacagcAGATTGTTACAGTAGCAGCACAGACTGGAGAAGTTGTGGACAAGACTGTG GTCTGTAAAAGGATGGTGAACTACACTGAAGAGTCAAAGAATGAAGGCCAGACTAAACTGTCTCAGAAGCCAGAAACTCATTCTGCTTTAGTTGTAGCATCGCCTGCTGAACGAGAGGACCTGTGTGAGGACATGTCCACTCACTCAGACAATCACTCAG CCATATCCAGCTTATCCTCTGACCTGTCACCAGTCCAGTCCTCTGTGATACGACCCTCGGATGTGTCCCCTGCCAGCTGCAGCTCTCCTCCAAAATTCCCTGCCTTTCCTAAAATGTTGGAAAGGCCACCTGTCCAGAGACCACCCTCCAGCCAAACAGAACCAACAgaaacacatcactgtccaGATGCAGCTAAACCAGTCATCCTCACTCACCTGGTGGAGGGCTTCATCATTCAGGAGGGACTGGAGCCATTCCCG GTGAGCCGCTCATCGCTTATGGTGGGTCCACACTGCAGCTCTGGAGTGAATGGAGTGAGTGAGCCAGATTTATTTCCTGCTACCTCTGAACCCCCGGACGACTCCACTGACTCGGATGATGAGACCAGTGTCACAAACA ATGGAGTAGGAGTGGGACACAGGCTGGTGCTGCAGTGTCAGTTCTGCAAGAGGAAAGGCACTGCCCAAACATTCCCTCGATCCAAACGCTTCTGCTCCAAGTCCTGTGCAAAGAG ATTCAGTTACACCAAACGCTTTCGTGCACTGAGGCGCTGCATGAGCGAAGGGGGACATCAGTCAGAGTTTAACGGAGCAGAGGACGAGATTGAGGGGGACAACTTCCAGCAG GTGAAGCACAGTGTGACGGAGCAGTGGAGGATCCTGCAGCGCCCACCACAGGAGGGAGAGGATGAGGCAGCTGTTCCAATGAAGACACGACTGCGCCGACACACAGAGCAGAGTCCATGCGAGAGAGAATCCAGAGCCAGAGAAACTGCAACAGAGAGCAGGAGTGCCCCCACATCGCCCTTAGACCCCATGTCCCCCACTGACCTCTCCTCACGCCCCAAACCCGCCCAGTGGACAGTAGACCAGGTCTGGAGCTTTATATCCAATCTACCAG GGTGTCAGGACATTGCAGAGTCTTTTCGAGCACAGGAGATTGATGGACAGGCCTTGCTGCTGCTCACTGAAGATCACCTAATGAGTGCCATGAATGTCAAGCTCGGGCCAGCGCTCAAAATCTGTGCCCGGATCAACTCgctgaaggagggagggaggtaa
- the zgc:194621 gene encoding uncharacterized protein zgc:194621, giving the protein MTTLQKMPNTRTNQPKPAAARSSNLKPRSQTNENGHRTKRASSCPRCYHDNVRDPVAVETSGRAPKARVVAMSEMKTRTLAKMYEIKTTEKTRTAATTCESKTKSRPTACVASQSQQRSTQPKAHYETQSNKAFTVFAPNPKKRQDIQKKAEAELAALEDLRLSLAMNYVSISPTAVGGCLTLEEVRIKQQQEMQIKKRQKQMKKYTLEPSPMVLG; this is encoded by the exons ATGACCACTCTTCAGAAAATGCCAAACACGAGAACAAATCAGCCCAAGCCCGCGGCCGCCAGGTCCTCGAATCTGAAGCCCAGATCGCAGACAAACGAAAACGGACACCGCACTAAAAGGGCGTCGAGCTGCCCACGCTGTTACCATGACAACGTGCGCGACCCTGTTGCCGTGGAGACCAGTGGGCGCGCGCCAAAAGCCCGTGTTGTCGCTATGAGCGAGATGAAGACCCGAACACTGGCGAAAATGTACGAGATAAAGACGACTGAAAAAACCCGAACAGCAGCGACAACATGTGAGTCAAAGACTAAAAGCCGACCTACAGCGTGTGTAGCCTCGCAATCTCAACAGCGCAGCACGCAACCTAAAGCCCACTATGAAACACAGAG CAATAAAGCCTTTACAGTTTTTGCTCCCAACCCTAAGAAAAGGCAGGATATTCAGAAAA AAGCTGAGGCAGAACTTGCAGCTCTAGAAGACTTACGCTTAAGTCTTGCTATGAATTATGTTTCCATCTCCCCTACTGCAGTGG GTGGATGCTTAACACTAGAGGAAGTACGAATAAAACAGCAGCAAGAAATGCAAATCAAAAAACGACAAAAACAG aTGAAAAAATATACTTTGGAACCATCTCCCATGGTGCTTGGATAA